One window of Medicago truncatula cultivar Jemalong A17 chromosome 2, MtrunA17r5.0-ANR, whole genome shotgun sequence genomic DNA carries:
- the LOC25487703 gene encoding signaling peptide TAXIMIN 2 has protein sequence MADDEGCECRPLGFLLGLPFALLALILSLVGAVIWIFGSILSCLCPCCICCAGLANLAVGLVKLPVRVLKWFTRQIPC, from the exons atggcAGATGATGAAGGTTGTGAATGCAGGCCATTGGGTTTTTTGCTTGGATTACCTTTTGCTCTCTTGGCTTTGATTTTATCTCTTGTTGGTGCAGTTATCTGGATTTTTGG ATCTATATTGAGTTGTTTGTGCCCATGTTGCATTTGCTGCGCTGGATTGGCAAATTTGGCTGTGGGTCTTGTAAAGCTTCCAGTTCGTGTTCTAAAGTGGTTTACTCGACAAATTCCTTGTTAG